The Salvia splendens isolate huo1 chromosome 21, SspV2, whole genome shotgun sequence genome includes a window with the following:
- the LOC121785286 gene encoding extensin-like yields the protein MERSYDNISLQLERISAEITKLESRLSTHEHRVGEIQAPPLWEQQPSYQPLHERPISSSYNARQNDYDPPPWPDPDPPYNPTASEFQGSSQQDHRQPAYFGSVPPPLYQPEWFPLPQSYQSDRAELFDKSWCSQTGNQPWQTEYRATDRCIDELRSLPLPKPERLYEPAPTHGPEPYYTLSGQQDRAWSYHLDRPSLPPLPIIKPTSCWGPPPQGDPFGPPQFDQHQPLSSPMDHPTCWDPPAGPALGAGNPGHGQGPRMDRGPKFFCAI from the coding sequence ATGGAACGATCATACGACAATATTTCGTTGCAGCTTGAACGGATTTCCGCAGAAATCACCAAATTGGAATCACGATTGAGCACGCACGAACACCGTGTTGGGGAGATTCAAGCTCCTCCGTTGTGGGAGCAGCAACCCTCCTACCAGCCGCTGCACGAGCGCCCTATTTCCAGTAGTTATAACGCGCGCCAGAATGACTACGACCCACCtccgtggcctgatccagaccCCCCATATAATCCCACGGCGAGCGAATTCCAAGGTTCATCACAGCAAGACCACAGGCAGCCCGCCTATTTTGGGTCAGTACCGCCGCCGTTGTACCAACCCGAATGGTTCCCACTACCGCAGTCCTACCAGTCGGACAGGGCAGAACTATTCGACAAGTCGTGGTGTTCCCAGACTGGAAATCAGCCTTGGCAGACCGAGTATCGTGCGACCGACCGCTGCATTGATGAACTACGGTCCCTGCCGCTTCCCAAACCAGAACGGCTCTATGAACCAGCACCAACCCATGGTCCGGAACCCTACTACACTCTGTCGGGGCAGCAAGACCGTGCGTGGAGCTACCATCTGGATCGCCCAAGCCTCCCACCACTGCCAATAATCAAGCCAACATCGTGTTGGGGCCCACCGCCACAAGGCGATCCCTTCGGACCCCCACAATTTGACCAACATCAGCCACTGTCGTCGCCGATGGACCATcctacctgttgggacccaccgGCAGGGCCGGCTCTGGGGGCAGGCAACCCAGGCCACGGCCAGGGGCCCAGGATGGACAGGGGCCCAAAATTTTTTTGCGCTATATAA
- the LOC121785288 gene encoding uncharacterized protein LOC121785288: MADIEEETLINDIPQSQRRMLNKVLVQVRRDKTHIYEPAVVSFGPYHHRRDPQLMLVEPFKDELRDIVCGGDADHKKSMIHERIDDIRHFYGGAGAYTDEELAEMMLRDACFLIYFISALTVGGDGVGNHARIHERLGMSAMFFVLSDICMLENQIPLWIISLIHPQYKSLLCQYLSSTFYGDNNCMTQLPWAEEEEEPLHLLEALRRSSLRLVETQQNSSLFWRLIKKYNQPRESSKNLTPSVLQLLDSPFRSVTDLKAKGIHLRKSSRCLTDISFFSFGLFAQLHLPVFLISDAEIVAVSNLIALEMSPGTYTNLGVTSYINFMKTLIINVNDVKVLREKGILISMLASDEEVLDIFKSIDTYGISNFGLLYEVKMRINEHCNSKANTWMADLINTYFKSPWTVIALLAATFLLCLAVVQTYYKINPRK; encoded by the coding sequence CACATTTATGAGCCAGCAGTTGTTTCGTTCGGCCCATACCACCACCGCCGGGATCCACAGTTGATGCTGGTGGAGCCATTCAAGGACGAGCTACGAGATATTGTTTGCGGAGGAGACGCAGACCATAAAAAGAGCATGATACATGAGCGGATAGATGATATTCGTCATTTCTATGGCGGAGCGGGTGCCTACACTGACGAGGAATTGGCTGAAATGATGCTCCGCGACGCTTGCTTCCTCATATACTTTATCTCTGCATTAACTGTGGGTGGGGATGGGGTAGGAAATCATGCCCGGATTCATGAACGCTTGGGAATGTCTGCTATGTTTTTCGTGCTAAGTGATATATGTATGCTGGAGAATCAGATTCCATTATGGATCATCTCCTTAATACACCCTCAATACAAATCATTGTTGTGCCAATACTTGAGCTCCACTTTTTATGGGGATAACAACTGTATGACACAACTCCCATgggcagaagaagaagaagagcctCTTCACCTACTCGAAGCTTTGCGCCGCTCCTCCCTTCGCCTCGTTGAGACCCAACAAAATTCAAGTCTCTTTTGGCGGCTTATCAAGAAATATAATCAACCAAGGGAATCATCGAAGAATCTTACACCAAGTGTGTTGCAACTGTTGGACAGTCCTTTTCGTTCGGTGACAGATCTGAAAGCAAAGGGTATTCATCTCCGGAAGAGTTCAAGATGTTTGACAGACATCAGCTTCTTCTCCTTCGGCTTGTTCGCTCAACTCCACCTTCCTGTCTTCCTCATCTCTGACGCAGAAATCGTGGCCGTCTCCAATCTTATTGCACTGGAGATGTCGCCGGGAACATACACAAACCTTGGCGTGACATCTTACATTAATTTCATGAAAACGTTGATCATCAATGTTAATGATGTAAAGGTGCTGCGGGAGAAAGGCATACTGATCAGCATGTTGGCAAGCGATGAAGAGGTGCTTGATATATTTAAAAGCATCGATACCTATGGAATCTCAAACTTTGGTCTTTTATATGAGGTGAAGATGAGGATTAATGAGCACTGCAACAGCAAAGCTAATACATGGATGGCCGACCTCATCAATACCTATTTTAAGAGCCCATGGACTGTTATAGCTCTTCTTGCCGCCACATTTCTGCTTTGCCTCGCTGTCGTACAAACTTACTACAAAATCAATCCACGCAAATAA